From one Oxobacter pfennigii genomic stretch:
- a CDS encoding 3D domain-containing protein: MVIDKKRALFVFILVAALITASIITYICLNRKTITVYIGKEQFEITTYEDTVDKALKDNDIPYGLKDKIQPLPDAKVKDKDVINIKKAVNIKVLYGGKEIEVQTAEDSILNMLQAEKIEIDEDDKVLPSKDIQIAEGLIVTVIKVDIETLDEIVPIKYKETIEYNSRINNTERKVKREGKNGTKKVTTKITYEDGTEVSREVVSEEILEPAVDKIIVAGTYPYMPVSRGGEAMTYSKVFKAKATAYWAIRGVGKTYTASGRKAVRDPEGYSTIAVDPTLIPYGTKLFVEGYGFAIAADTGSAIKGEFVDVYFNTLQEARKWGLKYVNVYILK; this comes from the coding sequence ATGGTCATTGATAAAAAAAGAGCTTTGTTTGTTTTCATATTAGTTGCGGCTCTCATAACAGCTTCGATAATCACCTATATATGCTTAAACAGAAAAACAATTACTGTGTACATAGGCAAAGAGCAATTTGAGATAACAACATATGAAGATACTGTAGATAAAGCTTTAAAAGACAATGACATACCTTATGGATTAAAGGACAAGATACAGCCTTTGCCGGATGCAAAAGTAAAGGATAAGGATGTAATAAACATTAAAAAAGCCGTGAATATAAAAGTATTGTACGGCGGAAAAGAAATTGAAGTACAAACTGCAGAAGACAGTATTTTAAATATGCTTCAGGCTGAAAAAATAGAAATTGACGAGGATGATAAGGTCCTGCCTTCAAAGGATATCCAAATTGCCGAAGGCCTGATAGTTACGGTAATAAAGGTAGATATTGAAACTCTTGATGAAATTGTGCCCATTAAATATAAAGAAACTATAGAGTATAACAGCAGGATTAATAACACTGAAAGAAAGGTAAAGCGAGAAGGAAAAAACGGAACTAAAAAGGTAACTACCAAAATAACATATGAAGACGGCACAGAGGTATCCCGGGAGGTTGTAAGTGAAGAAATTCTTGAACCTGCAGTTGATAAAATCATCGTAGCAGGCACTTATCCTTATATGCCGGTATCCAGAGGCGGTGAGGCTATGACCTATTCAAAAGTCTTTAAGGCAAAGGCGACGGCTTACTGGGCTATCAGAGGCGTCGGGAAAACTTATACAGCATCGGGAAGAAAAGCCGTAAGAGACCCGGAAGGCTACAGCACCATAGCCGTTGATCCTACTCTCATTCCTTATGGAACAAAGCTTTTTGTTGAAGGTTACGGTTTTGCCATAGCCGCTGACACAGGTTCAGCCATAAAAGGGGAATTTGTAGATGTATATTTTAATACGCTGCAGGAAGCTCGAAAATGGGGATTAAAATATGTAAATGTATATATATTAAAGTAG
- a CDS encoding ABC-F family ATP-binding cassette domain-containing protein: protein MNLLSAESISKSYIDRILLNNVSLGINEGDKIGVIGINGTGKTTFLKIIAGVEVPDSGRIVKANAVNIEYLPQNPEFDYDSNVLEQVLKGNSDSHDTWTIESEAKTVLTKLGIYDFNAKLGILSGGQKKRVALAEALLNPSQLLVLDEPTNHLDNETIEWLEQYINRRKGALLMVTHDRYFLDRVVNKIIEIDRGNIYTYEGNYGSFIEQKLEREAIEAANEKKRQSILRKELQWIRRGAKARTTKQKARIQRFEELSGQNVELNNDKLDISVAGSRLGRKVIELQNISKSFGDNLIIKNFTYTLLREDRIGIIGSNGMGKTTLLNILNGTILPDNGNVEIGETVRIGIFSQENVEMDYTLRVIEYIREGAEIITTADREKINASQMLERFLFPPSMHYTPISKLSGGEKRRLYLLRILTQAPNALLLDEPTNDLDIETLTILEDYLDSFKGAVIAVSHDRYFLDRMAEKIFVFEGDGQIIQYTGNYSDYRLDDKDNKENKPDRDKTINEKSRPERAKDKPLKFTFKEQREYEVIDDELKSLEEKIQEIDLLIEQASSDYTELQKLLEQKAGAEKELEEKMERWIYLNELADKIAGAKDKP, encoded by the coding sequence ATGAATTTGCTGAGTGCGGAAAGTATTTCAAAAAGCTATATAGATAGGATTCTTTTGAATAATGTAAGCTTGGGTATAAATGAAGGAGATAAAATAGGGGTAATAGGAATAAATGGTACAGGGAAGACTACATTTCTGAAAATAATAGCAGGTGTAGAGGTACCTGACAGCGGAAGGATAGTAAAGGCTAATGCAGTCAATATAGAATACCTGCCTCAAAACCCTGAGTTTGATTACGATTCAAATGTCTTGGAACAGGTTCTAAAAGGAAATTCTGATAGCCATGACACATGGACTATTGAAAGTGAAGCCAAGACTGTTTTAACAAAGCTAGGTATTTATGATTTCAACGCAAAGCTAGGCATCCTATCCGGAGGACAGAAAAAAAGAGTTGCCCTTGCTGAAGCTTTATTAAATCCGTCTCAGTTGCTTGTATTGGATGAGCCCACCAATCACCTTGACAACGAAACCATAGAGTGGCTGGAGCAATATATAAACAGGAGAAAGGGTGCCCTTTTGATGGTCACCCATGACAGGTATTTTTTAGATCGCGTGGTTAATAAAATAATTGAAATAGACAGAGGCAATATATATACCTATGAAGGCAATTATGGGAGTTTTATTGAGCAAAAGCTTGAGAGAGAGGCTATTGAAGCAGCCAACGAAAAAAAGAGACAGTCTATTTTAAGGAAAGAGCTTCAATGGATAAGAAGGGGTGCTAAAGCCAGGACTACAAAGCAAAAGGCAAGGATACAGCGTTTTGAGGAATTAAGCGGGCAAAATGTTGAACTTAATAATGACAAGTTGGATATATCCGTGGCAGGAAGCCGCTTAGGGAGAAAGGTAATTGAGCTTCAAAACATCAGCAAATCCTTCGGGGATAATTTAATTATAAAAAACTTCACCTACACCCTTTTAAGGGAAGACAGGATAGGAATCATAGGCTCAAACGGAATGGGAAAGACTACCCTTTTAAATATATTAAACGGTACCATATTACCTGATAATGGGAATGTGGAAATAGGAGAGACTGTAAGAATCGGGATATTCTCACAGGAAAACGTTGAAATGGACTATACTTTGAGAGTAATTGAATATATAAGAGAAGGGGCGGAAATCATAACAACGGCAGATAGAGAAAAAATTAATGCCTCCCAGATGCTGGAGCGATTTCTCTTTCCACCGTCAATGCATTACACTCCAATTTCCAAGCTATCAGGGGGAGAAAAAAGAAGGTTGTATCTTTTAAGGATTCTGACTCAGGCTCCAAATGCGCTGCTTCTTGATGAACCTACTAATGATTTGGATATTGAAACTCTGACCATTCTTGAGGATTACCTTGACAGCTTTAAGGGGGCTGTCATTGCAGTATCCCATGACAGATATTTCTTAGACAGGATGGCTGAGAAAATATTCGTTTTTGAAGGTGACGGACAAATAATCCAGTATACGGGAAATTATTCTGATTATAGGCTGGATGATAAGGATAATAAGGAAAATAAACCGGACAGGGATAAAACCATAAATGAAAAGTCAAGACCGGAGAGGGCAAAGGATAAGCCTTTGAAATTTACCTTCAAGGAACAGAGAGAATATGAAGTTATAGATGATGAACTAAAATCCCTGGAAGAAAAAATACAGGAAATCGATTTGCTGATAGAACAGGCATCCAGCGATTATACAGAGCTTCAAAAGCTTTTGGAACAAAAAGCTGGAGCTGAAAAAGAGCTGGAAGAAAAAATGGAAAGATGGATTTATCTTAATGAGCTGGCAGATAAAATCGCCGGAGCAAAAGATAAGCCATAA
- a CDS encoding hexokinase family protein, whose translation MKKHREIVSQFLKKYSMGHESIDMNFSCSTFMREMEQGLEGELSSLKMLPSYLSAHKEILLEEPVIVLDAGGTNFRSAVVHFDKDKKPVIENYSLFPMPGAKGQVSKEEFFGTIIGYIGPLLNKSKKIGFCFSYPSEILPNGDGRLIQFTKEVKVKGLEGEVIGENLLKTMKNQGFTDYKDIVLLNDTAATLLGGKASCLDRQFDSFIGFILGTGTNTCYIEENINIKKLENQIPVIGSMIINIESGGYDKNKRGIIDDEFDRDTANPGEYLHEKMISGRYIGGLISSVIKKGINEGLFSKEFSQSSVKLKEVTTQEMNEFLYYPYGDNRLACYGNYEDKIIIYHIIDSMMERAAKLTAIHLSSIILKTGKGKNPCSPVCIAAEGSLLYKSKLFKDKLNYYVKQFMNDEMGIYCEFIKGEDATLTGAAIAALAI comes from the coding sequence ATGAAAAAGCACCGGGAAATTGTATCACAGTTTTTAAAGAAATATTCAATGGGACATGAAAGCATTGATATGAATTTTAGCTGCAGCACCTTCATGCGGGAGATGGAACAAGGCTTAGAGGGAGAATTAAGCAGCCTTAAAATGCTGCCTTCCTATTTATCTGCCCATAAGGAAATTTTATTGGAAGAGCCGGTTATTGTATTAGATGCCGGAGGAACCAACTTCCGTTCTGCAGTTGTTCATTTTGACAAAGATAAGAAACCGGTTATTGAGAATTACAGCCTCTTTCCAATGCCGGGAGCAAAAGGCCAGGTTTCCAAAGAAGAATTTTTTGGAACAATAATTGGATACATCGGCCCTTTGCTGAACAAAAGTAAAAAAATTGGTTTTTGCTTTTCGTATCCATCAGAAATACTTCCTAATGGAGACGGAAGGCTTATACAATTTACCAAGGAAGTTAAGGTAAAGGGCTTAGAGGGTGAAGTCATAGGGGAAAATCTTTTAAAAACCATGAAAAATCAGGGCTTTACTGATTATAAGGATATAGTTTTGTTAAATGATACTGCAGCTACCCTTCTAGGAGGCAAAGCTTCATGCCTTGACAGGCAGTTTGACTCATTTATAGGTTTTATATTAGGCACCGGCACCAACACCTGTTATATTGAAGAAAACATAAATATAAAAAAGCTTGAGAATCAAATACCGGTAATTGGGTCAATGATTATAAATATAGAATCCGGAGGCTATGATAAAAACAAAAGGGGAATTATAGATGATGAGTTCGACAGAGACACAGCAAATCCAGGTGAATACCTACATGAGAAGATGATATCGGGTAGATACATAGGAGGACTTATATCCTCAGTAATAAAAAAAGGAATAAATGAAGGGTTATTTTCAAAGGAATTCAGCCAAAGCTCTGTTAAATTAAAGGAAGTTACTACCCAGGAGATGAATGAATTTTTGTATTATCCTTATGGCGATAATAGACTGGCTTGCTACGGCAATTATGAGGATAAAATTATAATATATCATATTATTGATTCCATGATGGAAAGAGCGGCAAAGCTTACAGCCATACATTTATCCTCCATAATTTTAAAAACAGGAAAGGGCAAAAATCCTTGCAGCCCTGTGTGTATTGCGGCAGAGGGCTCTTTGCTTTACAAGTCCAAGCTGTTTAAGGATAAACTGAATTATTATGTGAAGCAATTTATGAATGATGAAATGGGTATATATTGTGAATTTATAAAGGGTGAAGATGCAACTTTGACAGGTGCGGCAATTGCTGCCTTGGCCATATAA